A section of the Tachysurus fulvidraco isolate hzauxx_2018 chromosome 7, HZAU_PFXX_2.0, whole genome shotgun sequence genome encodes:
- the LOC113662802 gene encoding C-type lectin domain family 4 member F-like, producing the protein MTQEHEAKEIIIFALEIEKLYEALKVEHQQVQEDLAARSVLETEKLIGMLKAKYQQAHERLSVCNAKQTCTLCEEGWKSLGLKCYYFSTDKLNWTQSRDYCVEKGGHLVIITSQTEQGFLISQIGETHWIGLNDLETEGQWMWVNNKPLNETGVT; encoded by the exons ATGACACAGGAACATGAAGCCAAGG AAATTATTATCTTTGCCTTAGAGATAGAAAAACTGTATGAAGCACTGAAGGTGGAGCATCAGCAAGTTCAGGAGGATCTCGCAGCACGCAGTG ttttagaGACAGAGAAACTGATTGGGATGCTGAAGGCAAAATACCAGCAAGCTCATGAACGTCTCTCTGTATGCAATG caaaacaaacctGCACACTTTGTGAGGAAGGATGGAAGTCTCTTGGTTTAAAGTGTTATTACTTCTCCACTGATAAACTGAACTGGACACAGAGTCGAGATTACTGTGTGGAGAAAGGAGGTCACCTGGTGATTATAACCAGCCAAACTGAACAG GGCTTTTTAATTTCACAAATTGGAGAAACACACTGGATTGGATTGAATGACTTGGAGACTGAGGGTCAGTGGATGTGGGTGAACAACAAGCCCTTAAATGAGACGGGTGTAACGTAA
- the LOC113662800 gene encoding CD209 antigen-like protein E isoform X2 — MDGSENYHSPKDTEDNVYVNEDDPELKNSDISDRTELKDKKKPGKIFRSAFGLLILGVLLTLCVVGILYHNKVVSYEILSEQYSNVTETLMTQEHKVKDIEKLYEALKVEHQQFQENLTACSETEKLYEALKVEHQQVQEDLAARSEGKQPCTLCEEGWKSLGLKCYYFSNHKLNWTQSRDYCVEKGGHLVIITSQTEQGFLVSQIGETHWIGLNDLETEGQWMWVNNKPLKETGVTFWYSAPIKQPDNWKVEDPSGENCAALGNVGGNTHKWFDDSCSKFKKYICEK; from the exons atatCTCTGACCGCACTGAGctgaaagacaagaagaaaccAGGAAAGATCTTCAGATCTGCTTTTGGTCTCCTAATACTTGGTGTTTTATTAACACTCTGTGTTGTAGGGATCCTTT ATCACAATAAAGTGGTTTCATATGAGATATTAAGTGAGCAgtattctaatgttactgaaaCGTTGATGACACAGGAACATAAAGTCAAAG ACATAGAAAAGCTGTATGAAGCACTGAAGGTGGAGCATCAGCAATTTCAGGAGAATCTCACAGCATGCAGTG AGACAGAAAAACTGTATGAAGCACTGAAGGTGGAGCATCAGCAAGTTCAGGAGGATCTCGCAGCACGCAGTG AAGGAAAACAACCCTGCACACTTTGTGAGGAAGGATGGAAGTCTCTTGGTTTAAAGTGTTACTACTTCTCCAATCATAAACTGAACTGGACACAGAGTCGAGATTACTGTGTGGAGAAAGGAGGTCACCTGGTGATTATAACCAGCCAAACTGAACAG GGCTTTTTAGTCTCACAAATTGGAGAAACACACTGGATTGGCTTGAATGACTTGGAGACTGAGGGTCAGTGGATGTGGGTGAACAACAAGCCCTTAAAGGAGACTGGTGTAAC GTTTTGGTATAGTGCTCCAATAAAACAGCCTGATAACTGGAAAGTGGAGGACCCTTCTGGAGAGAATTGTGCTGCtctggggaatgtaggtggtAACACACATAAATGGTTTGATGATTCGTGTAGTAAATTCAAAAAGTACATCTGTGAAAAGTAA
- the LOC113662800 gene encoding CD209 antigen-like protein E isoform X1, translated as MDGSENYHSPKDTEDNVYVNEDDPELKNSDISDRTELKDKKKPGKIFRYAFGLLILGVLLTLCVVGIRYHNKVVSYEILSEQYSNVTETLMTQEHKVKDIEKLYEALKVEHQQFQENLTACSETEKLYEALKVEHQQVQEDLAARSEGKQPCTLCEEGWKSLGLKCYYFSNHKLNWTQSRDYCVEKGGHLVIITSQTEQGFLVSQIGETHWIGLNDLETEGQWMWVNNKPLKETGVTFWYSAPIKQPDNWKVEDPSGENCAALGNVGGNTHKWFDDSCSKFKKYICEK; from the exons ATGGACGGTAGTGAAAACTATCATTCTCCAAAAG ACACAGAGGATAATGTTTATGTGAATGAGGACGACCCAGAGCTGAAAAACTcag ATATCTCTGACCGCACTGAGctgaaagacaagaagaaaccAGGAAAGATCTTCAGATATGCTTTTGGTCTCCTAATACTTGGTGTTTTATTAACACTCTGTGTTGTAGGGATACGTT ATCACAATAAAGTGGTTTCATATGAGATATTAAGTGAGCAgtattctaatgttactgaaaCGTTGATGACACAGGAACATAAAGTCAAAG ACATAGAAAAGCTGTATGAAGCACTGAAGGTGGAGCATCAGCAATTTCAGGAGAATCTCACAGCATGCAGTG AGACAGAAAAACTGTATGAAGCACTGAAGGTGGAGCATCAGCAAGTTCAGGAGGATCTCGCAGCACGCAGTG AAGGAAAACAACCCTGCACACTTTGTGAGGAAGGATGGAAGTCTCTTGGTTTAAAGTGTTACTACTTCTCCAATCATAAACTGAACTGGACACAGAGTCGAGATTACTGTGTGGAGAAAGGAGGTCACCTGGTGATTATAACCAGCCAAACTGAACAG GGCTTTTTAGTCTCACAAATTGGAGAAACACACTGGATTGGCTTGAATGACTTGGAGACTGAGGGTCAGTGGATGTGGGTGAACAACAAGCCCTTAAAGGAGACTGGTGTAAC GTTTTGGTATAGTGCTCCAATAAAACAGCCTGATAACTGGAAAGTGGAGGACCCTTCTGGAGAGAATTGTGCTGCtctggggaatgtaggtggtAACACACATAAATGGTTTGATGATTCGTGTAGTAAATTCAAAAAGTACATCTGTGAAAAGTAA